The stretch of DNA ACGTAACATGTAACGAGACTTTACAAGCGAGAAATAATCGACTGATCTGCATACTATTTTGAAGCTCGAGAGAACTTTGTGATATAATGGAACTCTCAGTAGCGATGGAATACCATCTATTATATTCTTCACGGGAGATATATTCGTgtagacatttcttttttagaagaaAGCTGTCCTATCTTGCGTCGAACAAAAATGGATCGTTCCATTGCCAtgcgaataaattaaaatcattgtATGCACTGTATACCTGTTGAAATTGTTTCTTGATTCTAATTATGGACACGAACGTGACGTTCGTAGATACGATTGCAAAAAGATGGAAAGGCTTTCGTGACTTCTTCGAAGAAAACTATAAATTGAATGACACAAATTCATTGCTaattcatctttatttttattaaaatgaacgTTTGATTGACCCGACTTGTCGGATGGTCTTTCGGAAACTGAATTAACGTTGTTGACACGCCgcttatcatttttctctttagattTCTTCGATCAATAAAGCCATATGATCCACCTTCCGACGTAAACGAACGGATTGACAAAATCTGTGCGAGCCAACAAATCTCGACGGGCGACGAGGCGAAGCTCGAGGGCGGTCTTTCGCGCTTTAAAATCTTTGCAGCCTGTGCGGAAGAGTTCAAGCATTCCGTGCCAAATTCGTTGCTTTGCATAATCGAAACGGTCGGTGAGTATGTGTTGTCTTAACATTTGTTTTCATACGCCACTGAATTTTGCAATAGCTATTGCCTGACAATGAGTGGAAAACTATATGAAGATTTTCCGCACGACACGattacctttttatttttttattctttccgttttttcgtttttctcaaCGTCAtaatgaaatgtatatattttgtaaaattcattCTAGAAGATAAAACTATTTGTGAACTCAACCTTCGTGAACCGAGGCTCACTACGTTTTTATTCGCTGGTATTTGTATTACTATATCGATACGGTCCAATTAGAATCTCGTAAGACCTTACGTCAccgtttttatctttcaaaattaatttcttgaaatttacgaacagaaaaataatcaaacataAGCTCTTCTTCGAACAAGCTTCTTACGTACACAAATGATCAATTTGATTATGAAATATGTTTATACGTGCTTTCACGCTCGATTAATAACGTATCGATGTATTTTCCAAATGAAAAACGTTCTCGCATACATTTTTACGTATCATTCTATATCAGGAGacttaaaagaattttatcatACTCCGGTGGACACTGCTACACCACTCGAAACATTACGAAGGATGCAGCTTCCGAAGAACTTACATGTACAATATGAATATCATCGTTTCCATCCTGGTAAGCTCAACATTTCATCGATATATCATgatacgatatttattatactgtCGTATCTACGTTGTTTACTTaacatatgaaaaaaatgtgagATTATTTAGAATACATGCTAACGACTGGAATGTTTTCtataactatgtatatatagctatGAACCATGCGCCGTTTAAACAGCTACTCAATCGATAATATTCTCTCAGATACAGACACGATGTTTGGTGGCAAGACGGCTTTTCCGCTCAGCTCGACTCTCGTCACTGGTTTGAAATACAAGAAGAAATACAAAGGTTTCAAGCTGGAGGATCCATTTTATCAGGAATATAAACGActcaaataaaattctacctttatatttcgaagaatACTTGTATTATTTCCTATCGAATTCTTATCAAGAAACGGATTGCttgtaatatatgaaaaaaataaaacacgtGAAACTTtctaatacacacacacacacacttatatatttttttctttgttataagcgtataagaatattttcatgataagaattatttattaatgttatatcgTTGTATTATTGTAAGATTTGATTAAGTGGAAGAAACAGAAGGGTGTTCGctatatttctatcgatagaaagtgtaaattttattttatacttaaatgttaataaaagtataaatatgtatttgaCATTTCGGGGTCCATTACATCGATCGTGtaacacgtacacacatatatatttctacatcGACTCAATCGACCCATCAAATTCACATAGCAACGTGGTACTAAGCAACGAATGATCTTTCGAAAGGTAGGGTGTTATTTGTGCAACAATGAAGTGCAAGGTATACGTGTGTCAATGTACATACAAGTACGCAGTTCGTCGTTCCACGATACATTCGATTGAGAAAGGTGACCACTAAAACAAAATGCCTGGAATCGCAAGTGCCACTGGCCTCATCTCTGCACGTGTTCGAcctatttatagaaataaaccGCAGGTATACTTATTCGACAACGAATTTCATTGGAatgtttcgttatttttaattacgtctatctttataataacttttttattttgatgaatatatatatatatatatataatatttagattCGATACGTTAATATGAACagtgaaatatttctaattttgcAACGCCTTGAAGACCGCAAAATTGTGTTTTGGACATATGAGGTAGTAGACTATTCACGAGAGAAAATCTTAAAGAGACGGTGGCTCCATCGTTCTCTTTTAACATGATGCTACCCTGCTACTATATTCTCCGTACGTTCGAAATTCTTGCCACGATCCACCTTACCTGAACACACAATTACGAAAATATTCTTACCTTACTCGAACTGAATTACCAATtgaaaacattattaatagaaattagaaataaattatttcaaaataatttcatctaaTCCCATTTCTCTCGTTATATACACCGCTTGTAaatgaaacgatcgatataatcaTGAGAATAACCTTTGCACGCAGCATGTGGAACTTTCAGGACATACGAACCCAGCACCCTTTGCCCTTCGACCTTACGCTGGCCTTTTTAATCCCTATTCTTATGGATGCTCCGTATTGTGTAATCATCCTGTAGACAATGAAGCCAAAGAGGTGGTGCGTCGTGCGAAGGACACATGGGTAAAAGAAATGAactttatgatatttatatatttgtttacgaGCTGATCATTACATAATCAAGACTTGAAAAATTCCTTTAAAATATGAACGactatattttcatttgaaaatgatGTTTTGTATTTACGATGGTCATACGGTGACAATGTTCGTTCCTAACGCAGGCGAGCGAAGGTAAAGCTTTATTATTACCAGAAGAGATGGAAATGATTCGTGCTAGATTATTAGCTGCCGGCAGAGGAGATGTTGTCATCGGAGATTCAGGAAATGTAGATACTAAGGAAACTAACGTCGACGCTATAACTGTTCCGGAAGAACTATTCCGGAAATACACGGAGACCGATTCTCGACCTCTTACACCGGCACCTACTCTCGTTAGCGTGCAAGCAGCAACGATATCGAATCGTCCTCTTCAAAACGATCCTCCAGCAATTATATACAATCCACGAGAACGCACTACATTAGTTTTGGATTTGCGAGCCAAATCACAACCCCAATTGGTTCGTTAAACACTTCTCTTTCACGTACTCAGTCTCGCGATTGTGTTGATGTTAAAGAACAAATTGCATGATAATTCAATGTATAGTGAATTGTACGTGTAATAGTTCATCGTACAACGAAATACGCTCTAATTCATTCTAcgatttcataatttatatcatttcatttaattatgtaCTTGGTTGAATCTTGCCAATCTCAATGTTTGATATAAGACTCACGATGCTCAGTAAagtcggttttttttttaggacaACGAAACTTTCACTTGGCATGCACTGACTCTAGAAGTTCTACCTGTTCCTAGAAAGAGTCAGATCATCAGCAGTAAACCGTTATCTAGACGTCGATCCTTTGCTTCGGTAACACGTCCGGCACCATTtgctcttccttcttccttgaATGTTGAAACCTGTGAAACAGTAAAgctttgtatataattatttataattgatgTCTAATTTAATCGTTCGTATTTCGTTCATTAAAATGTATCATCTTAAGATTGTAGACAACAGTAGTGATGAACCTACAGTTGTACGAAggcgaggaaaaaaattacgtaaaaagaaatgtagaagaaattcgatttatGGCCAACAAACGGAAGTTCGGGATCCATTTGAACCACCAGAAACACAAATCTCGCAAGCTGGAAATGAATCCAGACGAGCTTCGTTagtctatatttatatacatataccgcagtatatatgtacgcagtATCCTAACGAAGTGTCTACCaagattattatgaaatttaataatttttttggaaaatgCTGAAAcggatcaatttttttttttttaagggaCAGGTCCTCGTCATATATTTACCCATTAGGGGTCAAGTGGCATATCATTTGAAgtcttttaatttgttttataatagtgttgttttttttttttttatttttaatcaataattctttACATAATGCATTTCGAATTTCACGTTGAAAGAACTTTCATTTTActgaatattcaaaatatctaTCGACGTCCGTGTTtcagtaataaaattatttttttagtaataAAATCTTTGTTCAATGTTACGTCAAAATTCTATAGTACATCCGGCGTATTTTGGTGAATTTGTAGACTGGTATCTTGGATAACAAAATTGCTGGCCCacactttttaaataatttgacaGAAGAGTCGTACTCTGATTTATTTGAGAGCTAGATTTTTCCATTGATcatagaaattattcgaaatgacTTGAATATGccgaaaaaaatgtttttccaaCACGATGTAGCTCTTTCAtactatgtattattaaaaatgcataCTGTCTCATACTATGTATTTTGCATGATTTTCCCGATAATTTATGccctttgatttttttttctacgggAATATTTACAATCCAGAATATATGATACTCAATCAGCTTCGTTAGGAGAACTTCAGCAGTGCATAGTCGATCAGATTACACTGGATGTACTGCGAATTATTCGATGTAACACTGAACGAAGATTTTATTACTGCATAGAGGCCTGCAATacacattttaaatatttaatactttcaaCCTGAACCTTCGAAATGCATTTTTTTCGGAAGCTAttgatacaaaattaaaaaaaaaaaatcattttaaagaaaattaaaagatctttCAAATGATATGCCATTTGATCCCTGTTATCATTTAAGATTTTTGATGGGATTGTCACCCTCTTTGGAGGGTTAGCCCAAAATGGATGAATTTATGACAAGGAACAATTTTGGcggtttttttttaaatcgttagatttcataataatcttGATGGACATTTCTCGTTGAGAACTCTgtatagatacacatacacacttatattctattcatataaatttttataaatgtgttACTTACTACGTTACGACCAACGAAAGTAGTATGATTATGTAATCGATCtgcataatatataagaacacgttatattacgtaattaaataaaactattgTTCACAGAGTTCATCCGCTTACTGGTGATTCTTGTACGGTAACATCTTCTGAAAAAGCATTGGTTTCTTTGGCAGAACAAACCATGCATTCCAGTTTTATACCGATAGAAATTCTGAAACATTTGTGCAGAGAATTAAATCGCGATAAAGTCGAGGCAGAATTTTCGATGaaggtaaattattatttaaaaaatacagaaatgtgcgtaagagagagaaagaaaagattagaaaaaaaaaaatgtttaatcagAATATAACggaattttcttaatatgtacgaaaaaaaatatatcagagAAAAATTGCATTCGAAGAGGCTCTAAGAGTGAAAGGTGAGACTCATTTCGCTTTGCGTGGAACACGTCAAACTTCAGTACCATCGATGCAGGACGTTCCACGTATATTCTCACGACAAACTGCTCGTTTCGAGATTCTGGATAGCCAAAGTTTGCGCGGTACGTTTACgcataacttttttttttttttacgaaatatgatacaaaaacaataatatgaataattaacgatGTAAGAATCTTTTTGTAGGAATCACGGTACTGGTTTATCTGAGCAGACACGTCTTCGTGAATTccggaagaaaattaatatacggTCGAGCTTTCATCAGGTTCCATGAGGAAACCTTACAAGACGGTCGATACATTTCCCCAAACGATGTTCAAGAAGCTCTTCAAGATGCAATTGGGAGGACACTGACCGATGAACAACAAACACGTTTCAACAGCTTCTTAGGGAATATTTCCGAACCGTTAAACTTTCGAACCTGGTGTGGCGTATGTGCAGCAGCAGAGAGATTGTTGTGTCCTCTTCCATCGAGACAAGTCGATCCTCCTACGTGGTTAGAAAGGCTGGACTTCGAAATGCTGGAAAGACGACTTGATACGATCAGCGTAGATTCTCAGTTGGCTCTTCTATTGAGAGAAATTCGTGACAGATAATACCATTCGACGTCGTaaatggaaaaattaaaatgaaaataaagctCGTTCGTTACGTTCGTCGCATGTTTTATTGCCAGGGTAGATGCACGTATTACATCCACCCAAGCGTACACAGTTACAACAATATacgatttctcttttactcttctcctctctttctttcgttcgttctggCATACAAGCACGCGCACATACATACCACACATAcacctacgtacatacatactcgctctatttttctttttatctttcttagtacaataacataataaataataaatcgtttttttttttttttttgttattcttagagataatataaaacCGTCCTGCAttgtgtaaataaattaagtaaATGAACAGTACAACGCGGAAGAGTAATTAGAATACAATTTCCGTGgtgtaataatgatattataacatattatcAAGTTCATTTCGTGGTTGTTTTCTTTATCGCGTgaactttttatatacgtcTTCTCCTTCATCACCATAATCTTCGTATGCTATTGCGTGTATGTCGATGATCTCGGTCGCTAGTTTGCTACGTCACATTGCACATAGAGCTAACGTACAAATATAATGACGTGACGCTATGCATCCGAGCGAATAAACTAGAACGCCCAACTCTAAGTGTGGACTCACTCTCGGCCCTTGTATGTTATTAAACGACGCTACTTTCTAGAGTCTCTATACAGTGCGGTACTAACCGCCATACAAGGAAACTTCTTCTTTGGGGACGATTTGTATCATCCATATGTGGTATATCGGGATTGAGATTAGGACAAAAGTTGGGGGGAAGGGGGAGTGAGATGGAAAAGATGTCTCCGTTTTAAATTACAGAAAATCCAACGAGCTCTTCTAACGTAACGTGCCCGTTCTAattctccttattttttttttttttcttcttatcttattcttctttgcCATTATTTCttagtataaaaaaagttgCTGCTGCTGTCGCTGCGGGGCAGTGGGACTGGAGTATGTCGATGCACACATACTAATAATGGGCTAGTTGCCGTTCGTTGATCGCTGCATCGCCGGAATCACGGCGTCACGTTCAGTCCCATAAATCTTACCAGCTTTTCTTGCCATATTACCGAGCATTTCCATCGAACACTTGTGCGCTGATCTTAGCGACAATGCCCACTCTTTTAAACTTATCTCGTCCtacagaaaatattcattaatccATTAAAGGTTTAAGCTATATCATACTTTCTCATTTCCATATTATAACGttcttaaaatttatatatatgtgtacatgtgAATTTGAATGTTCAATTGaataataagttaataaatGACTTACAGGATTCGTAAGTACAATTTTGGCATCCTTCGTACGAACAACAATACATTGTTCTCCTTTTACATGCTGTAGATCAGCTCCCACTTCCTCTATCTAAAAATCCATAAATATGTCTTATCCGTTACTTACGTTGtataaatggaaaagaagaaagttaatAAAGCAAAGAAATTTCACGTAGCATAAGATACAGTTTGTAATGAGATATCAACCTGATCTAGAAATACGAGTTCAGGTTTTGTAGCAGATTCTGGATGCAGCTCTAATCGATTTGGATATAACTTAGCGTAACGTGTCTGCCAAGCGCTGGCAAAAGGACCTCCCAACTTTTTTATGTATCCGTGTAAAATACAATCAGAGCCTGGAATAATTACATAgtgatttttattactaatgTAAATAGACTACGAGAAAGGATATTGCAATGACGTAAAAAAGTTTTCACCTTTTTCGTCGTCAATATCAAATCGCAACTTTTGTTtcgcttttttcttgttttccatCTGCaagcaatttttattaaaaacataatgACGATATACGagtaaaatatattgcattatgttataattatataccttATCTGCTTCGTTGTTAATTGTCTCGAAAACTGTTTCGGCTACTTCGGCTTGCCATCTTTCGGAAATAACAagaggaaaatttttatacaggTCTTGATCCGCGTCAGTCAGTTTGATGCCTTTCGTGTCTTCCTCATCGAACGAACCAATATCGAAAGCGTCTGCAGCATTCACTTCTCCGCGAGGTGGTATTAAAGGTGGTGTATATTTTTGCAAATAGACCTGCTGCCAATCTATCCCATTAAAAAATGGATGTTCCTTTAATTCATCAGCTCCCCCTCCACGACACCCAAGCCTGTTGTTGATGTCCCTTTGCAATAAACCTTCCAAAAGCGATCGCAGTTCTCTCGAAAATGTTTCGGGTAATTCTACATTCtggaatataaattcataaggATAACGCATTTATAactatcataaatattatttgatgaaCAAACAGGTAATCGAAATATACACCAACCATAGTGAGAGTCATTCGGTCGATTTCATGTTTATCCTTAGTTTTATGTTGCCTGAAAGGACTGTGTCCTTTCAAAAGCTTATACAACATACATCCAAAGGAGAACCAGTCCGCGCTCGAATCATACGGTGTACCTTTTGAAAGAACTTCCGGTGCCATGTATCCATGTGTACCTCTGTAAGATGATCACTATTAGATGTGTTTAGAAATACAAATGTTCCAATTTAGAATATCTCTTATACTTACACGCTCGCGTGtggtttcttctttgaaaaatcaCATGCTAATCCTAAATCTGATATCCTTACGTGCCCATGTTCATCTAAGAGAATATTTGCTGGTTTTAAATCACGATATACTATATATCTGCGATGCATATGTTCCAATCCAAGAATTACTTCGGCTgcgtaaaatttcatttctggCTCATTAAATACGCCATGTTGACTTAAATGATAATGTAAATCACCTCCATTCATTAAATccaatataaaacataatttgTCTGGTGTGTGGAATGCGTATGTCATACATACTATAAATGGGCAATCCACCTAAAATATGTAACAATTGAATATAAAGGAAATACTacaattatctatatttttcactACATCTCGGATAATATTTGCGATTCTTACCCCAGTACTGACTAGAGAGAGCATTATCCTTTCGTTAAGTGCCAAGGTTTCACcctgtttcatttttatacgttttttaTCGAGGCACTTCATAGCATACATTTTCCCAGTATCTGCTTTTCGACAACCATAAACCTCGCCGAATCCACCTCTTCCTATAATCCGATGTACACTAAAATCGTTCATTGTCAGCTGTAAAGATACAAATTTGTGTgatcaattttattgatataaatttactaGACATACAGTGACATGACTATACCTGAATGTTTAATTCTAGGTTCTTCCACTGACAAAAACGAGTGTATTTATCACTAAAAATACATTTGCATTaaatatgtgtaatatttaatattgatgtgatacatacgcgcgcgctcgcgcgcacgaTATAACTTACCTTTCCAAAAACTTCTTAAATGGTTCACCTCGTAagtgattaaaaatttcttctatgTAAGGCTAAAACAatgatcattttaattttaatttaatataatatttaagagatatatttttctcttgaaataatatatacctcAAACAAATTAATGGGAACCTCATTTTTCATAAGGTACTTGTGAACGTGAGAAACAGCTTCTGCTGAGTATTCCTACAAAACAAACACGATAAAcaaatatgttaattaatgtgataatttttcaaaattatcttttttatacatattcgttcaaaatatacttacatgtGCATGTGCAAGTAATTCTTTCATGATGAAATTATCATAGATTTCTCTGGCAagttttctcctttcttcggGGCATTCAAGCTTTTCATAAGCTTTAATCTAAaatgcataaataaaaaatttcgtataaaGTTGAATCAAAAGATATGACAAAACTCTACCAGATTTAACTAATTTCTGTAGGGCAACGCAAACCTCTTCATAAAACCTAAGTTGTGGAATTGGTTCCTCTGCCACAGTTTCACAAAAGTCTTTGAATAAAAGATAGcctgaaaaaagattttacgtaaattttatgtataaaaattagataaatattgcaaataatatttatacacaccTAACATttgattgaatattttatcgaaattaacttcgttcttcttttcaagATATTTGTGCATTACGCTTCTGACACTAAAACAAAAAGTTTACTAAGTAAATGTACATGTTTGCTAAAAGAAATACAACTccaagatattatatattaattttattatattttttgtatatatttcaaaacgtaatttttatataataatataatttaacagCCTTGGTAAAttctatcaaatatatttttttggttGCTATGCTTGCACTCATGgctttttacaatattttactttttgttcattcttttttaatagtacTTTCAAACTAATCGCATGTAAATCTATAATAGAtaagattttaatttctatgatttttttttttatcacaaaattcataaaacaaaaattcaaaaatactTTCAGATGATAAaccttatattttattttatattttgttatatttggaacgataaaaggaaaaaggaaaagggaaaaacgaaaaatttaatgaCAAAACTAAAACTCAA from Vespula pensylvanica isolate Volc-1 chromosome 11, ASM1446617v1, whole genome shotgun sequence encodes:
- the LOC122632867 gene encoding uncharacterized protein LOC122632867 isoform X1, with protein sequence MPGIASATGLISARVRPIYRNKPQHVELSGHTNPAPFALRPYAGLFNPYSYGCSVLCNHPVDNEAKEVVRRAKDTWASEGKALLLPEEMEMIRARLLAAGRGDVVIGDSGNVDTKETNVDAITVPEELFRKYTETDSRPLTPAPTLVSVQAATISNRPLQNDPPAIIYNPRERTTLVLDLRAKSQPQLDNETFTWHALTLEVLPVPRKSQIISSKPLSRRRSFASVTRPAPFALPSSLNVETCETIVDNSSDEPTVVRRRGKKLRKKKCRRNSIYGQQTEVRDPFEPPETQISQAGNESRRASVHPLTGDSCTVTSSEKALVSLAEQTMHSSFIPIEILKHLCRELNRDKVEAEFSMKRKIAFEEALRVKGETHFALRGTRQTSVPSMQDVPRIFSRQTARFEILDSQSLRGITVLVYLSRHVFVNSGRKLIYGRAFIRFHEETLQDGRYISPNDVQEALQDAIGRTLTDEQQTRFNSFLGNISEPLNFRTWCGVCAAAERLLCPLPSRQVDPPTWLERLDFEMLERRLDTISVDSQLALLLREIRDR
- the LOC122632866 gene encoding G protein-coupled receptor kinase 1 isoform X1 yields the protein MADLEAVLADVSYLMAMEKSKCTPAARASKKIVLPDPSVRSVMHKYLEKKNEVNFDKIFNQMLGYLLFKDFCETVAEEPIPQLRFYEEIKAYEKLECPEERRKLAREIYDNFIMKELLAHAHEYSAEAVSHVHKYLMKNEVPINLFEPYIEEIFNHLRGEPFKKFLESDKYTRFCQWKNLELNIQLTMNDFSVHRIIGRGGFGEVYGCRKADTGKMYAMKCLDKKRIKMKQGETLALNERIMLSLVSTGVDCPFIVCMTYAFHTPDKLCFILDLMNGGDLHYHLSQHGVFNEPEMKFYAAEVILGLEHMHRRYIVYRDLKPANILLDEHGHVRISDLGLACDFSKKKPHASVGTHGYMAPEVLSKGTPYDSSADWFSFGCMLYKLLKGHSPFRQHKTKDKHEIDRMTLTMNVELPETFSRELRSLLEGLLQRDINNRLGCRGGGADELKEHPFFNGIDWQQVYLQKYTPPLIPPRGEVNAADAFDIGSFDEEDTKGIKLTDADQDLYKNFPLVISERWQAEVAETVFETINNEADKMENKKKAKQKLRFDIDDEKGSDCILHGYIKKLGGPFASAWQTRYAKLYPNRLELHPESATKPELVFLDQIEEVGADLQHVKGEQCIVVRTKDAKIVLTNPDEISLKEWALSLRSAHKCSMEMLGNMARKAGKIYGTERDAVIPAMQRSTNGN
- the LOC122632866 gene encoding G protein-coupled receptor kinase 1 isoform X2, translating into MHKYLEKKNEVNFDKIFNQMLGYLLFKDFCETVAEEPIPQLRFYEEIKAYEKLECPEERRKLAREIYDNFIMKELLAHAHEYSAEAVSHVHKYLMKNEVPINLFEPYIEEIFNHLRGEPFKKFLESDKYTRFCQWKNLELNIQLTMNDFSVHRIIGRGGFGEVYGCRKADTGKMYAMKCLDKKRIKMKQGETLALNERIMLSLVSTGVDCPFIVCMTYAFHTPDKLCFILDLMNGGDLHYHLSQHGVFNEPEMKFYAAEVILGLEHMHRRYIVYRDLKPANILLDEHGHVRISDLGLACDFSKKKPHASVGTHGYMAPEVLSKGTPYDSSADWFSFGCMLYKLLKGHSPFRQHKTKDKHEIDRMTLTMNVELPETFSRELRSLLEGLLQRDINNRLGCRGGGADELKEHPFFNGIDWQQVYLQKYTPPLIPPRGEVNAADAFDIGSFDEEDTKGIKLTDADQDLYKNFPLVISERWQAEVAETVFETINNEADKMENKKKAKQKLRFDIDDEKGSDCILHGYIKKLGGPFASAWQTRYAKLYPNRLELHPESATKPELVFLDQIEEVGADLQHVKGEQCIVVRTKDAKIVLTNPDEISLKEWALSLRSAHKCSMEMLGNMARKAGKIYGTERDAVIPAMQRSTNGN
- the LOC122632873 gene encoding 39S ribosomal protein L50, mitochondrial; the protein is MKNMAALIRHAYYGIPFKSTSALFAVTTTTNARRDVARFASKLSSANDAFKQNPKLEATRKSLSAKGFLRSIKPYDPPSDVNERIDKICASQQISTGDEAKLEGGLSRFKIFAACAEEFKHSVPNSLLCIIETVGDLKEFYHTPVDTATPLETLRRMQLPKNLHVQYEYHRFHPDTDTMFGGKTAFPLSSTLVTGLKYKKKYKGFKLEDPFYQEYKRLK
- the LOC122632867 gene encoding uncharacterized protein LOC122632867 isoform X2, producing MEMIRARLLAAGRGDVVIGDSGNVDTKETNVDAITVPEELFRKYTETDSRPLTPAPTLVSVQAATISNRPLQNDPPAIIYNPRERTTLVLDLRAKSQPQLDNETFTWHALTLEVLPVPRKSQIISSKPLSRRRSFASVTRPAPFALPSSLNVETCETIVDNSSDEPTVVRRRGKKLRKKKCRRNSIYGQQTEVRDPFEPPETQISQAGNESRRASVHPLTGDSCTVTSSEKALVSLAEQTMHSSFIPIEILKHLCRELNRDKVEAEFSMKRKIAFEEALRVKGETHFALRGTRQTSVPSMQDVPRIFSRQTARFEILDSQSLRGITVLVYLSRHVFVNSGRKLIYGRAFIRFHEETLQDGRYISPNDVQEALQDAIGRTLTDEQQTRFNSFLGNISEPLNFRTWCGVCAAAERLLCPLPSRQVDPPTWLERLDFEMLERRLDTISVDSQLALLLREIRDR
- the LOC122632866 gene encoding G protein-coupled receptor kinase 1 isoform X3; its protein translation is MKELLAHAHEYSAEAVSHVHKYLMKNEVPINLFEPYIEEIFNHLRGEPFKKFLESDKYTRFCQWKNLELNIQLTMNDFSVHRIIGRGGFGEVYGCRKADTGKMYAMKCLDKKRIKMKQGETLALNERIMLSLVSTGVDCPFIVCMTYAFHTPDKLCFILDLMNGGDLHYHLSQHGVFNEPEMKFYAAEVILGLEHMHRRYIVYRDLKPANILLDEHGHVRISDLGLACDFSKKKPHASVGTHGYMAPEVLSKGTPYDSSADWFSFGCMLYKLLKGHSPFRQHKTKDKHEIDRMTLTMNVELPETFSRELRSLLEGLLQRDINNRLGCRGGGADELKEHPFFNGIDWQQVYLQKYTPPLIPPRGEVNAADAFDIGSFDEEDTKGIKLTDADQDLYKNFPLVISERWQAEVAETVFETINNEADKMENKKKAKQKLRFDIDDEKGSDCILHGYIKKLGGPFASAWQTRYAKLYPNRLELHPESATKPELVFLDQIEEVGADLQHVKGEQCIVVRTKDAKIVLTNPDEISLKEWALSLRSAHKCSMEMLGNMARKAGKIYGTERDAVIPAMQRSTNGN